From the Glycine max cultivar Williams 82 chromosome 11, Glycine_max_v4.0, whole genome shotgun sequence genome, the window CTCAAAAGCACGCAATATTGCTCTGATTGCTCTGATTGCTCTTACATTTTCCATAGTTGCCTCTCCCAAAAATATAGTGTCATCTGCCTGCTGGAGTATGCTAACTTCAACCTTCTTTGTGCCCACTAAGAAACCCCTATAGAGCCCTCTGTCAATAGCCTTTGACATTAGACCGCTCAATCCTTCAGCAATCCTTCTCGCATTTAATTGAGATTTAACTTTCTTGGTAACATAGTACCTgcattattaattacttttaatgtgtaaaaaaaaagaaaaaagtagttagttgggtcaaaccccagccagTTTCTAACCAGAAAGATGAATTTCCAGCTGCCAACTGAGGGCCAAATCCTGCATGAAGCTCTCCCATAGCTTTAAGAATACTTCTCTATACATAAGAAGCTCCATGCTTGGGTGTGGCAGTCAAAATAGTACAATTAGCTAAATATTTAGCTGATAGGTTATAAGATTCAATTTTGAATGAATCAGCCGTTATATTTGTTATCAATTCCGGAATTGCTTTTCTAGGGAATCTTGTGATGATATCTCATTTGGAAGAGACAATTAGACTAAACTTTAACTTTCTTTGGTCCCAACTTGTATATAGACCTGTTAGTGAATTAGAGGGTGAAGTGGTGAACTATAGAGCAATGGATTCAAATCTTGGAAACAGACTCTCCAGCCTCCACTTGCGAGGTTAAAGctgcatatatatataagggaGCCTTCATGCACTAGGTTGCCTTTGATTCGAATACATGTGAGGATGGGCTAATCATGATGGACCAAATCTACAAGAAGATCCAATCTTTGAAgtatttgaatttctttaatTGTGCTACCTTTGTGAATTTATACTTACCACAAGCTTTGTTCATTTAAGGTAATAAGGGGCAACTAAAACTTAACTATGAATCAATTTTCGAAGGATAATTCATTCTCCCTCACTATTAATTACTTTGCCTCGTGGTGCATCATCTCACCCATGCTCTGAACCAGCACTTAAAAACGCCCAAGGTTTTAGCGTTGACCACTGGGATTTGGGGTTAATGACTTTTGTTGACCCTGTCTGTAATTTATCAGCAAATAATGATGGTGCAACTTTTGTTAGAAAATGAGTTTTTCATGAGTTTAGCTCAACCCTACAAAATCGGCTTGTAAGGTGAGGATTACTTTCCACTTATATAGTTTATCTCGACACTATTTTTATTCGATGTGGGACTTCAACATGCTCCATCACCACAACTTTTATCCAATTAATCTTGGTATCTTACAGCCCTTACAGATTGCCATTCTTCCGGAGCAATATGACTATTATCTATCTACATATTTGCCTTCTTCAGTGACTATGTTGATGATTGTATTTTTGTCAAAGTTGCTTTTTGATATGACAATTCCTGATTAATGGTGTTTGTTTTGGAATTGTCTATGGAGTAGGGAGGTTGGGTTCATCAGGTTTGCAAGTCTGCTATGTTTGACTGTTCATTAAGAAATAGCAATGCGTGAATTATTAACCCAAGAAATTAGTGTGCTGTGTTTTGTTTGATAAGAAATTTCTGCTAAGAGTCTTGTTATGTATTTCTCCCATTTTAGTAAGACTTTGATCTAGGAGACTACTAATatgcttttaaatattttgtctaTTTCAATAGCTACTACCCTTACGAAACTGTAATCAGTTTGTTCACTTTCATTACACAGATCTTAGAGGAATCTGATGAGCGTTTTGGAGATGAAGGTGTAACTGAAATAGTAGAGCTGGTGAAGAAAACATTGCCACTGCCTCTCAatatgaagaaggaagaaatcaCCAAGGGTGACGAAGAAACCGCAAcactgaaaaatgaaaaaggtaaTAAGATTCGTCAAGACCAAAACGAAGATGGAGAAGAAATGGACACAAGTTAAAACCCTAGTTGTCACCACAACATTATATGAGTAGTGCCAGAGGTTCTGGAGAAGATAGTTCATAgctgtgtaattttttttaattttgagtcaaTACAAAAAAGAGTTTGATACAAGCCTACGATCTGGCAAATCCTACGGTTGGGCTATTTCCACAcattactttccttttatttataaatttaattagaatgtacttataaatattttcacaCTAATTCAATTATTGTTGatcatgtataatttattttcttttataataattatttcaaaattcatatctagaataaaattactatattaaaatgaaattctttctttatttctttggcACATATTACTAGGGATGGGTAAGTTATAtgagatttttttagtttaattattagtattaaatttaagtcttaaacatattacttttaaatatttaaaagaaaagttttgtTGTGAATAATAGTTGTACTACCTAACTTGTCAACGAATAAGattatttattgtataataaattttgtcttAGAAATACTACGATGTTTGTTGTGTTTCTAATTAACTAGACTCTCGATGAGAGTTAATCTTTGTTAGTctcattataaaaattattaaaagagttCTAAATAAATGTGTAGACCGTGACAATTTTGTTTTAGCCtacaatttaatgaaaaattaattttttaattatataacttattattaaattaatcattaaatattatattttaataataaaataatctcataaaaaattaattacataacataattattatacCTTTTATATATTcagaaactaaattaaaatttccttctttcaaaagattaaattgCCATGTCTTTAATACATATTAAGATACTAAAATGATGATTTAttcatattaaaaatgttttttttaattatgagttAAATTTATCTGTAGTTAAATTAAATAGTGGAATCTTAACGTTAACGTGATaagaaatgattttttctttcccATTGATTAAGATGTACTTGAACACTACATTCTACTCACCCacacatataattaaaatgaaactacaatatttttttgttaccagAATTATCGTAAAATGTGGTGTCATTCATCattcacttaaataaatgactcaCTTACTGAAAGAGAGTGCTACTACCACCACCACCTACGAGCGAGTCATCATCTTCTTAAACTCTTCAAAATTGACGTTGCCGTCACCGTCGGCATCCACGTTTCCGATCATCCTCCGGCAGTCGCTGAGGGAGCACTTCTCCCCCAACCTCCGCATCACGGAGTGCAGCTCCTTCGCCGAGATCAGCCCGTTCTTGTCCAGATCGTACAGCTCGAACGCCTCCCGGAGCTCCCTCCCGTCGCCGCCGCCGCAATGGAACTCGCCGAACTCCTTCAGGTCAATGTAGCCGTCGCCGTTCCGATCAAGCTCCGCCATCATGCGCTTCACCTCCTCCGACGTCGTTTTGGATCCCAGCGCCACCATCATCTCCTTCAGCTCGGCGCACGAGATCTTGCCGTCGCCGTTCTTGTCGAACTTGCTGAAGATCTTGCGCACTTCTTCATCCATGGCGATGAAAccgagagaagagaaaaaacttgAGTTCAATTCGGTGAGTTCCACTGGTTGCGGTGAGGTATCTCGCGCTTTATAGATAAAGCGCGAGATCGGCGATTGGTTCACGGAAACGCGTTAAGTAGGAAACAAGTTGAGGAGAGGAAGAAAGGTACAGAACAGTTGTGTTAGTGTGTGAGCCAAACGCGGTGTTGTTGAGTGTGGCTGAAGTGGTGAATGTAAGGTAGTTAGTTAATTGAAAGCGAAGGAAGGCTTTTATTAACCACATAATTTGGACGCGTGTCATGTCCTCGTGGAGTGCACGAGAATCAAGATATCATGTCGTGATCGTGTTTAAAAAGGATTCCATTTCTGCTCTACAAAAATCctttatgataataattttatacacacatcttttttctctttatattttttttatctgagtTTATTAGTTTAGTTAGAAATCTCAGTTGAATCTCtatctttctctcttctttcttcactcactattttattataaagaatattattatttaaataataaatgttgattCAGTTGATAATATTACACAAAaatgtgaatttaatttttgttatcaatgtaaaaaaaaatttggttaATGATTTATATGTATAAGTACTATAAAAATCCACAATATTGATTGAACTCAATCCATACTGGAAATCCTAAAAATATGATTATCGCAAATATTCTTCAGAATTTTATCTGAATAATGCataaataaatttgtcaaatttaacaagcGCTTTCGGATAATTATTAGTAGGACATTAAAAATAGCATAAAAATaggatatttttcaaataaatatttaaatgaaatcaaaataaaatgattattcGATTTCAATAATAACCggacaacaaaactaacaaaaaaatgtttttattcagATATAGGtctaaataaattcaaaaatcgaattaacattaattttagtttatatggACAGATTTGCTAAGGTTCACTTAGCGCGATTTGGTGTTCGTTAGTCtatgtttcttaattatttaatttgaagatTTAAATACATGTTGattataaacacttaaaaaattctttaaaaaataaacaaaatcaagcaaCGTGGGACATGGATTTTTTCGAAACATCTTCAACAatcaaaacacaacaacattACTCGTGTCTAAAAATGGTTCCCAAATCGCGATGCTCTTTAATTTTGCCAGTGGAAACAAACCTGTCATCatattttgctttttattttagtacGTGTTTCAATTCACATTGAATTATCGATAGTCATGTTGAAAAATAAGCTAAGATAGTTTAGGCAAAAGTTTTATGTTTGGTCTTGGGCATAAGCTGACTTACAAAAGTTTTttcgtataatttttttaaagatgatttttaatttatgtataaattaattttaactaataaaaaagtaatttcatttttttcttcacattttttcttttagaaccTAGAAGTATTTCAGGATAAATTTACTCAAACAAACCCTTAAAGTATAGGATATAACATAAGCTGTCTTCCATTTGCAGTGATTATGCATGCTCACATGGTCACATATTCATAGAAGTGAAGGATATGGTCCACAAGCCAGGATATGTGATAAAAGTGACCGTACTGATGAAATGTTTATTGATTTTGAGCCAAGTAATTAATGGTCTTTCTTTGGCAGATGCAcctgtctttattttttattttttttgtactgATTAGttgaaaggaagaaagaaatttaGCAAAGGAAAGCAAAAGATGAGggacaccttttttttttatttgcaaaagaagagaaaaataaatatatttctgtgatacacaaataaaagatattcaattcaaatattcaaGTTCAAAATAATCTAGTTGTTACTATAGTTGAACAAtatctataactattaataaagataattacttCATttaatatacacattttttatttttaaattatcctttaatatataaaactgtttttatttccttcatGAATTTTTAAGATGTAACTAAAGttattttccctaaaaaaaactgtcgctattatttttttaactacttaaaaaaaataaagatagaagCATAAATGTTTCTTTTTCAACTAGTATTTTATAATCCAATTGTTACTATACATATCAAAGTTTTTAAGTACTTTTAATTACTCTTAAATTTTTCAATATTCAAGGCGACTCAACTGAAAAGGAAATGAATTTGGGCTCCCTCCTTATAGTTTAACCAAACAAACTAAATCAACCAAACATTATGTAAGAAGGAAATTGGAGGAACTTTTCTAATGTTTCTTTAGGCATGGCTACATTAGGCGGTTATGGAGCATTCATTGGGAAGTTGTTATAGCAATATATCCATTCCAATTCCCAAGGCTTGTTAAATTTTGACAGGAGCAGGAAGCATCATATTTTAGTGTGCTAAAGCATCTATTGATGACTTTACTTGCAAATTGCCCAAACTTTGCTCATAAGATGGTGCTAGTCTTCAATTTTCATCCTCTAGTTAGGGTTCTTTTTCAGTACCTTCATTTTTTAGATAAGAAGTAAGAACAATATATTTCATAATTCAATTTGCAGTTCTAGGCCATAATATAATGCCTCTGCTTATTTCATAACATACTCTTAGACTGCATGCTGTGGCCTGTGTGGGCTATGTATTGTATTGTTTGTACACTTTCGGAACATAGTAGTGGAAAATGGTATATTAAGTATCCCTAAATTCCATATGATCTAAAATATCATTGGAGTACGTCCAATTCCATCGGATTAGAGTCATTTGCCTATGagaaaatttgtaatttattgCCTCCAATAGAAGCTGAATCTGATTCATTGcatcaaattcaattttgaagccTACGAGAGTTCATGTTTTATCGTAATCCCAACGCTGATATGCTGCTCCAAGAAGTTGCTGAACTTGATTTTGACTTCATAAGAAAGCTAAAACGAAAGCTGcaatgaatgattttttttatctgacaaatgttaattgttaacgattattaaaaaaacaaaatctataCCATTGATCCATACAAGTTACCACCAAATCCATGAATTAATTGGTGCAAGattgtttttcattttgacTTCATGAATATATACCTATGTTAATACTTGGAGATTTTTGCGGCTACAATGATCATACCTTGTCCGAGTAAGACTATCTCTCTTGCAAAACATATGTAGTATCAACTGAAAAAAGATAAGTTGAATAGATGAGAAATAACTGCTGGGAAAGTTGTTCAATATTCTTTCGCGTACACATTTCACAATTTTCAGTTACTCGATCAAAATCATTCCATTTATAGCTTTATACAATTTACCATAATTTTAActctatttgattaatcaaGTTATCGTATCAATATTGGTCTATGTCTTTCTATTCTGGCAGGTCAAGATCTTAATGGTTCTATTTGTCTTAGAACATGCAGATCCATAATTCAGCACAAATAGCTGCTGTAAAAGATGCTGGTGTAGTTCcgtcttatttattttagagaaatataatttgtatgataaattttacaaaaagaaaagagaaaacagaaaaagaagtatgaaatataatcaacaatgtgaaagaaaaataaagaaaaaaaatattattatgtaatttgttatataaaCTATTGTACAGATAAcgtaactattttatttttggccTCTGATGCACATTCAGACATGTTAACAATTAACGACAATTTTTTTGCTGCTTACACTGTGCTCTTACATTCCGAACAGATTAAGAATTGACTTCTTGTACGATAAATGCATGCATCATTCCCCagcttatttaaataaaattgattttaaatccCCTCAGAACATctttttattatgtttgttaGGTGCGTGTTTGGATCACTTttgattaaattgatttttaataaaatttattttaaagtagtataatttatatttagattattttattataaaattaaaactttatataaaatattttatcgaATGCTAAATGTTTGATTCAACCCATAAtcaattcataattaatattatatctgatgtaaaataaaatatgtgaaactttatctaaaattaattttaaacttaatcAATTTTTCAATATGGAATCAATCACACACTAAAATCCTTTATGTGCGGTTGTTGCAGACTTACATAgacaactaaaaattattaaaacaataTCGGAGAgttcttgttgttgttaacTATAACATCAATCCAGAaagtaaaatcaaaatttgtgaaactttatctaagatcaattttttaaacttaattaattttctaacatgAAACCAATCACACATTAAAATCCTTTATGTGCAGTTGTTGCAGACTTACATATAcaactaaaaattattgaaaacaaTAGCGAAGAgtttttgttgttgctgttaACTATAGCATCAATCCAGgttgtttttattaaatgctGCTAGTTATATCGTATTcttgataattaataattatgttttgaaaCCTGTGTCATCTATTTCCTTGCAGTACTTCAGTGGTGAAGTCAAGGGTTTAAGGTGGATGCTTTTGACAACACTGGTGCCGGTGTTTTTGTGGCAAGAGAGCATTATCACACATAGCTGTACAATAATTATACCCTTCAATTTGTCGCCTATTGAacttaaattataaagaaaccTTTTAGGTCATCTACTCCATCATTGACTATTGGAGAATAATTTGCTGCTTCCAACGTCTTTCTATTTAGATCTGGTTTCCAATTTATGGATTCGATTGTTCTCACAGATATTTCTAGGACTACTGTGCTATAtggtaaatttaatttatcttctCTAATTGCttaaactactaaaaaaatatgttgataaAACGAAAACTTAAACAATTATGCGAAAATTGGATGGTTTAAAGAGTttgtcttattttaattttattattatttgttttggatCTAGAATATTAAATCTCTAACATtacatgtaaaattaattaaacatagtatatgagttattataaatgttatgatattatttttaacttttacggataaaataaaatatcattagatAGTTTGTTTGTTCAATGATACTGTTATATATTTCACAAGTATAAATAACGATATCAAATAGTTTATGCAAAATGCAAAAtagcatcaaattttatttcatcatttCATGATAATATAAATCATAGAAATTCTCAAACCATTTTCGTAACACATGGCTACCAAAGgatcaataatttaaatttcttgacaAAAACTATTCTTATATAaatactattatattatttatatatgtgaatCAAAAACttgcaatttcaatttcttggcAGATGTCTAAAAGGCAATTACTAAAGCTTCACTTTATCTCGAACGAatggataaaatatatattttaggttaaattactctttaggtcttttaatttatttttagtgttcAATTAGATTCTTTaggtcttttaatttatttttaatgttcaattagattctttaattattaagtGGTTCAATtgaatcatttaattatttaaaatgattcaattGGATCATTTCTGTCAATTAAGTCTTAACATCATCAACAAGTCATCTACATGACACTTATTATTGGTGAAGTATATTAACATATTCTGCACGATATTAAGTCACAAGCAAATATTGACCTATTGTGCATGATATTAAGTCACAAAGAGATATTCATTTATGCATATTTTAATAGAGATTATGAAAACTTCACTTGTCCTTATAGTTTATGTTTCATGATATCTAATATCTTAAAGTAACTCCACCTATCTACGTCGATAAATCTTATCCAAATAATTCACGATCTCCGTCTTCTTCTTCACTATAggatcttcttcttttctccccCCAATCGTCAACAAACCCTAGTCAAACACCCAacaatcttcttcttcttagcaACAcggtcttcttcttttttcagaTAATTTCATCTCCCTCCATCAAATTTTTCACCACAAAGATgagtaaaatttcaaaataatcctAACATATTCACACTTCGATTGAACACAAATATTTCTTTGTGACTTAAGATCGTTCACAATAGGTTAATACATTTAAGCAACAATAATTGTCCTAACAACATTAACACCTAATCAATAGAAATAATCCAATTGaaccattttaaataattagaagaTCTAGTTAAACTACTTAATAATTAAAGGACCTAATTgctaaattactattttatttgtaaCATTCACAAAGGTGTTCCTCGGCGAAGGCTCTTTGACAGCATAATTCTTGATGATTAGTTTTCCAATATTCAGGGCTCTTATCTTACTGATTGAGAGGAAACAAATTTTGCTTTTTCAGGAGAGAAGATGGTGAGAACTTTTTATTAGATGATTAGTTTTAAGCATTACTGTTAATACCAGttgtttattattaaaagtgtacatgtgtaaaaataaataacatatattatgACACAAATatcactaataaaataaaataaaagtgtaaaaataagaataatttaatattttaatataaaaggtgcctttttctttcttacttcaaaagtctcacaagtttttctttcacttctatatcaaaccaaaccaaacagtAGAAGCTATGCACAATCCACTCATTcccttcctttcttcttttaatttgttttcacttCAACCAAACACATACACTAAATTTAAGTAAGTTATGCCTATGATGTAAGTTATACTTCTAGGGTTTGATAGTAGAAAATTAAGAGCAgtcttaaaattaatgattctcataaataatagataaataatttatatctttctctataataagatttttttcagTGCACTTTGATTCCTTTATAGAGGAAGGAAATAAGGTTTCACTTCCTTTgacttttctttctattttttctatctTTCATAATGGTTATTAGGGTTTAAAGAATACTCTAATGTCAGGAAGGGAAGATCGTATTTCACATTAATAGGTATTAGACCTTTTAAATCACTACTCCCatca encodes:
- the LOC100806813 gene encoding probable calcium-binding protein CML27 codes for the protein MDEEVRKIFSKFDKNGDGKISCAELKEMMVALGSKTTSEEVKRMMAELDRNGDGYIDLKEFGEFHCGGGDGRELREAFELYDLDKNGLISAKELHSVMRRLGEKCSLSDCRRMIGNVDADGDGNVNFEEFKKMMTRS